The following coding sequences are from one Prochlorococcus sp. MIT 0604 window:
- a CDS encoding GUN4 domain-containing protein: MNNKEQDNHNNATLDLIKKFIDFNQRKRINLLSQIESEFENIYKLGPSLFDIFDKDGDDWAAGWILQVLKKFKPEFFENSKFNNWFNTYSDIDINYEDLQLMLVEQKFEEADRLTSSYLRKLAGKLAEKRGYVFYSEVKNMSGKDLQTIDRLWIIYSNGRFGFSIQAKILKSVGEKYELMWPKIGWKKDGLWTRYPGSFRWSLDAPDGHMPLINQLRGVRLMDSILRHPAIAERHNNIL; this comes from the coding sequence ATGAATAACAAAGAACAAGATAACCATAATAATGCTACATTAGATCTTATAAAAAAATTCATAGATTTCAATCAAAGAAAAAGAATAAATTTATTAAGTCAAATAGAATCTGAATTCGAAAATATTTATAAACTTGGCCCTTCTCTTTTTGATATCTTTGATAAAGATGGAGATGACTGGGCTGCTGGTTGGATATTGCAAGTTTTAAAGAAATTTAAGCCTGAATTCTTTGAAAACTCTAAATTCAATAATTGGTTTAATACATATTCAGATATTGATATTAATTATGAAGATTTGCAATTGATGTTGGTTGAGCAAAAGTTTGAAGAAGCAGATAGGTTAACAAGTTCATACTTACGTAAATTAGCTGGAAAATTAGCTGAAAAACGTGGATATGTTTTCTACAGTGAAGTTAAGAATATGTCAGGTAAAGATCTACAAACAATAGATAGATTGTGGATTATTTATTCTAATGGTAGATTTGGATTCTCAATTCAAGCAAAGATATTAAAATCAGTAGGAGAAAAGTATGAATTAATGTGGCCGAAAATAGGTTGGAAAAAAGATGGCTTGTGGACTAGATATCCTGGATCTTTTCGATGGTCATTGGATGCTCCTGATGGACATATGCCTTTAATAAATCAACTAAGAGGAGTAAGACTTATGGACTCGATACTAAGGCATCCTGCTATTGCAGAAAGACATAATAATATTCTTTAA
- a CDS encoding ATP-binding protein, with product MSLFRGKNILKKFFKRPKINWSNYEFESSLQLNEFVDQLLEPIKYSQSNYLIKLGLHEALVNAVKHGNKLDPKKNIRVRRIITPNWCVWQIQDQGNGLEIKKRDYKLPKKISSVNGRGLYIINECFDDIRWSSKGNRLQLALKR from the coding sequence ATGTCCTTATTTCGGGGCAAAAATATTTTAAAAAAATTTTTTAAGAGACCAAAGATTAACTGGTCTAATTACGAATTCGAATCATCATTACAGTTAAATGAATTTGTCGATCAATTATTAGAACCTATAAAATATTCTCAATCAAATTATCTTATAAAACTTGGTTTACATGAAGCTCTTGTTAATGCAGTAAAACATGGAAACAAATTAGATCCTAAAAAAAATATAAGAGTAAGACGAATAATTACTCCTAATTGGTGTGTTTGGCAAATTCAAGATCAAGGTAATGGTTTAGAAATAAAAAAAAGAGACTACAAATTACCAAAAAAAATAAGTAGTGTTAATGGACGTGGTCTTTATATTATAAATGAATGTTTTGATGACATTAGATGGAGTAGTAAAGGTAATAGGCTTCAGTTGGCTTTAAAAAGGTGA
- a CDS encoding DUF6439 family protein, which yields MTYWDKDTIQLVQSLNDKLKIDHSKWHKDKGNKYKRSAELISAGLCHLIISCNEKETIEYIEESIKWLKEINVDQPCPSKNHLFKAN from the coding sequence ATGACTTATTGGGATAAAGATACTATTCAGCTTGTTCAAAGTCTTAATGACAAATTAAAGATTGATCACTCTAAATGGCATAAAGATAAAGGAAATAAATATAAACGATCTGCAGAACTGATTTCGGCGGGATTATGCCATTTAATTATTTCTTGTAATGAGAAGGAAACTATTGAGTATATAGAAGAAAGTATTAAATGGTTAAAAGAAATTAACGTAGATCAACCTTGCCCTAGTAAAAATCACCTTTTTAAAGCCAACTGA
- a CDS encoding class I SAM-dependent methyltransferase: MARESISKIAYKTLQQSKSIAGFAHKQISSRLMNFILPDSKLENFDIDKDLLMQIQNSMDILREEDWNDAENNVYPKKLVFDEPWLRYLTQYPKIWLDMPNTWDRRRKQNFDDLPKSIDKDNYPQYYLRNFHHQTDGYLSDFSASIYDLQVEILFNGSADSMRRRIIKPIKEGLEMFSNRKKSSIKILDVATGSGRTLKQLRAAFPKEKITGIDLSDSYLKEASRYISDLDGDLIQLLKGNAEELPFENDSFQCISCVYLFHELPRTIRAKVLNEFFRVLEPGGVLVLADSIQISDSPDFTSIMENFYKSFHEPFYFDYIKEDIDSKIEEVGFKDVKSNSFFMTKVWSAVK, translated from the coding sequence ATGGCTAGGGAATCTATTTCAAAAATTGCATATAAAACGCTACAACAAAGCAAAAGCATTGCAGGTTTCGCTCATAAGCAGATCAGTTCAAGATTAATGAATTTTATTCTTCCTGATTCGAAGCTTGAAAATTTTGATATAGATAAGGATCTTCTAATGCAAATCCAAAATTCAATGGATATTTTAAGAGAAGAAGATTGGAATGATGCAGAAAATAATGTATATCCAAAAAAATTAGTGTTTGACGAACCATGGCTTAGATATCTAACTCAATATCCAAAAATTTGGCTTGATATGCCTAACACATGGGATAGACGCAGAAAACAAAACTTTGACGATCTTCCAAAATCAATAGATAAAGATAATTATCCTCAATATTACTTGAGAAATTTTCATCACCAAACAGATGGTTATTTATCAGATTTTTCAGCTAGCATTTATGACCTACAAGTAGAGATACTTTTCAATGGAAGTGCTGACTCAATGAGAAGAAGAATAATTAAGCCAATAAAAGAGGGACTTGAAATGTTTAGCAATAGAAAAAAAAGTTCTATAAAAATACTTGATGTGGCTACAGGATCAGGAAGAACATTAAAACAATTAAGAGCCGCATTTCCTAAAGAAAAAATTACAGGAATTGATTTATCTGATTCATACTTAAAAGAGGCAAGTAGATATATTTCAGATTTAGATGGAGATTTAATTCAGTTATTAAAAGGTAATGCTGAGGAATTACCATTTGAAAATGATAGTTTTCAATGTATTTCTTGTGTTTACTTATTTCATGAATTACCTAGAACAATTAGAGCTAAAGTATTAAATGAATTTTTTAGAGTTCTTGAACCTGGGGGAGTATTAGTGTTAGCTGATTCAATTCAAATAAGTGATTCACCTGACTTCACATCCATAATGGAAAACTTCTATAAATCATTTCATGAGCCTTTTTATTTTGATTACATAAAAGAGGATATAGATTCTAAAATAGAGGAAGTAGGGTTTAAAGATGTAAAATCAAATTCCTTTTTTATGACCAAAGTATGGTCTGCTGTAAAGTAA
- the glnA gene encoding type I glutamate--ammonia ligase, producing MSKSPQDVLSQIKDEGIELIDLKFTDIHGKWQHLTLTSDMIEEDSFTEGLAFDGSSIRGWKAINASDMSMVPDASTAWIDPFYKHKTLSMICSIQEPRSGEPYDRCPRSLAQKALKYLESTGIADTAFFGPEPEFFLFDDVRYDSKEGSCFYSVDTIEAPWNTGRVEEGGNLGYKIQYKEGYFPVSPNDTAQDIRSEMLLLMGELGIPTEKHHHEVAGAGQHELGMKFDSLINSADNVMTYKYVVRNVAKKYGKTATFMPKPVFNDNGTGMHVHQSLWKSGQPLFFGEGAYANLSQTARWYIGGILKHAPSFLAFTNPTTNSYKRLVPGFEAPVNLVYSEGNRSAAVRIPLTGPSPKAKRLEFRSGDALANPYLAFSVMMLAGIDGIKNQIDPGDGVDVDLFELPADELAKIDTVPSSLNDSLNALKADKDYLLAGGVFTEDFIDNFIDIKYEEVQQLRQRPHPHEFFMYYDA from the coding sequence ATGTCTAAGTCTCCACAAGATGTTTTAAGTCAAATTAAAGACGAAGGAATTGAACTAATCGATTTAAAATTCACAGACATCCATGGTAAATGGCAACATTTAACTCTTACATCAGACATGATAGAAGAGGATTCATTTACTGAAGGTCTAGCATTTGATGGTTCATCAATAAGAGGTTGGAAAGCAATTAACGCCTCTGATATGTCAATGGTTCCTGATGCAAGTACAGCATGGATAGATCCTTTTTATAAACATAAAACTCTAAGTATGATTTGCTCTATCCAAGAACCTAGAAGTGGTGAGCCTTATGATAGATGCCCAAGATCTTTAGCTCAAAAGGCTTTAAAGTACTTAGAGTCTACTGGAATTGCTGATACAGCATTTTTTGGACCGGAGCCAGAATTCTTCTTATTTGATGACGTGAGATACGACTCAAAAGAAGGTTCCTGCTTTTATAGTGTAGATACAATTGAAGCTCCATGGAATACAGGGAGGGTTGAAGAAGGCGGAAATTTAGGATACAAGATCCAATACAAAGAGGGTTATTTCCCAGTTTCTCCAAATGATACTGCGCAAGACATCAGATCTGAAATGCTGCTTTTAATGGGTGAATTAGGCATACCCACAGAAAAGCATCACCATGAAGTTGCTGGTGCAGGTCAACACGAACTTGGAATGAAATTTGATTCGTTAATAAATTCTGCTGATAACGTAATGACTTATAAATATGTTGTCAGGAATGTCGCTAAAAAATATGGAAAAACTGCAACGTTTATGCCCAAGCCTGTATTTAACGATAATGGTACTGGAATGCATGTTCACCAAAGTTTATGGAAGAGTGGGCAGCCACTATTTTTTGGTGAAGGGGCATATGCAAATTTATCTCAAACAGCAAGATGGTACATCGGAGGTATACTTAAACACGCTCCATCATTCTTAGCATTTACTAACCCAACTACAAATAGTTATAAACGTTTGGTTCCAGGATTCGAAGCACCTGTAAATCTAGTTTATTCTGAGGGTAATAGATCAGCTGCCGTAAGAATACCTTTAACTGGACCAAGCCCTAAAGCTAAAAGATTAGAATTCAGATCAGGTGACGCACTTGCAAATCCTTACTTAGCTTTTTCTGTAATGATGCTTGCTGGTATTGATGGAATTAAAAATCAAATTGATCCTGGTGATGGAGTAGACGTAGATTTATTTGAACTTCCAGCTGATGAACTAGCAAAAATTGATACAGTACCTTCATCTCTAAATGACTCACTTAATGCGCTAAAAGCAGATAAGGATTATTTATTAGCTGGGGGAGTATTTACTGAAGATTTTATTGATAACTTTATCGATATTAAATACGAAGAGGTACAACAACTAAGACAAAGGCCTCATCCACATGAATTTTTCATGTATTACGATGCATAA
- a CDS encoding alanine--glyoxylate aminotransferase family protein: MTEAKLIPALNKENLSHFSKTYVPSRLLLGPGPSNAHPEVLSALSLNPIGHLDEAYISLMSDVQQLLRYTWQCNNRLTLPMSGTGSAAMEASIANFIEEGEKILIAKKGYFGDRLVDMAARYKAQISVIEKPWGEAFTYEEIKYEIETKKPAIFAIVHAETSSGVLQPLDGIGDICRKNNCLFLVDAVTSLGALELLIDEWKIDLAYSCSQKGLSCPPGLSPFTMNKRAEEKLSSRKTKVPNWYLDLSLLNKYWGSDRVYHHTAPVNMNFAIREGLRLIAKEGLENVWNRHNTNAKKLWDGLESLGMELHVSENYRLPTLTTVKIPPAVDGDGFRNHLLRNFGIEIGNGLGELSGKVWRVGLMGFNSSEENVDRLLNLFDTELKKFSIFESSTF; the protein is encoded by the coding sequence TTGACAGAAGCAAAACTTATTCCGGCTTTAAATAAAGAGAATTTATCTCATTTTTCAAAGACTTATGTTCCCTCTAGACTTTTATTAGGACCAGGGCCTTCAAATGCACATCCAGAAGTCTTAAGCGCTCTTTCTTTGAATCCTATTGGTCATTTAGATGAAGCATATATCTCATTGATGTCTGACGTACAGCAACTTTTAAGGTATACCTGGCAGTGCAACAATCGTCTTACACTCCCAATGAGTGGTACTGGTAGTGCAGCCATGGAAGCTTCCATAGCTAATTTTATTGAAGAAGGTGAAAAAATTCTTATTGCTAAAAAAGGATATTTTGGAGATAGATTAGTTGATATGGCAGCTAGATATAAAGCTCAAATTTCCGTTATTGAAAAACCATGGGGTGAGGCTTTTACTTATGAGGAAATTAAGTATGAAATAGAGACTAAAAAACCAGCTATTTTTGCTATTGTCCATGCTGAAACATCAAGTGGTGTTTTACAACCTCTTGATGGTATTGGGGATATATGTAGAAAAAATAACTGCCTTTTTTTAGTTGATGCAGTTACTTCACTTGGCGCTTTAGAATTATTGATAGACGAATGGAAAATTGATCTAGCATACAGTTGTAGTCAAAAGGGATTAAGTTGTCCCCCAGGATTAAGCCCTTTTACAATGAATAAAAGAGCTGAAGAAAAACTAAGTTCAAGAAAAACAAAAGTACCTAACTGGTATTTAGATTTATCTCTATTAAATAAATATTGGGGTTCTGATCGTGTTTATCATCATACTGCACCAGTAAATATGAATTTTGCTATTCGTGAAGGTTTACGATTAATTGCGAAAGAGGGTTTAGAAAATGTTTGGAATAGACACAATACTAATGCAAAGAAACTTTGGGATGGTTTAGAAAGTCTTGGAATGGAATTACATGTATCAGAGAATTATAGATTGCCAACTTTAACCACAGTTAAAATACCTCCAGCAGTTGATGGGGATGGTTTTAGAAATCATCTCTTAAGAAATTTCGGAATTGAAATAGGAAATGGACTTGGAGAATTATCTGGTAAGGTGTGGCGTGTAGGGCTAATGGGTTTTAATTCATCTGAGGAAAATGTTGACAGATTATTAAACCTATTTGATACTGAGCTGAAGAAATTTTCTATTTTTGAGTCCTCAACTTTTTGA
- a CDS encoding nucleoside deaminase, protein MRYIFENGNSNEKQQKKTNNSKYNFWMNSILRRSKEIGKIELPICSIILDERGRCIGRGVNTRYINKDPLGHAEIMALRQASLIKNDWRFNECTIITNLEPCTMCSSALIQARMGKVIFGAYDKKRGGLGGSIDLSKHESAHHKMEIIGGILEDECSQILQIWFKKLRTQK, encoded by the coding sequence ATGAGATATATTTTTGAAAATGGAAATAGTAATGAAAAACAACAAAAAAAAACAAATAATTCAAAATACAATTTCTGGATGAATTCGATATTGAGAAGATCCAAAGAAATTGGAAAAATTGAGCTACCAATCTGTTCAATAATTTTAGATGAGAGAGGAAGATGTATCGGGAGAGGGGTTAACACGAGGTATATAAATAAAGATCCATTAGGTCATGCTGAGATAATGGCACTTAGGCAGGCATCTCTAATAAAAAATGATTGGAGATTTAATGAATGTACTATTATCACAAATTTAGAACCTTGTACTATGTGTTCCTCTGCTCTTATTCAAGCGCGGATGGGTAAAGTTATTTTCGGGGCTTACGATAAGAAAAGAGGTGGATTGGGTGGTTCAATTGACCTATCAAAACATGAAAGTGCTCATCACAAAATGGAAATAATTGGAGGTATCCTAGAAGATGAATGCAGTCAAATATTACAGATTTGGTTCAAAAAGTTGAGGACTCAAAAATAG
- a CDS encoding aminotransferase class V-fold PLP-dependent enzyme translates to MAEDLINNKDIYFPSDLGTNDKLISLLNRASQTLCDWFSKANKNGPLPFDESFRCIMPSDDGDSEEDLFFEIESLLNNSFNPVHPGSLAHLDPPPLIFSILGDLIAAGLNNNLLAYELSPSVTLLEESLCKWFAKKIGFNDFSGGIAASGGTLSNLNALIAARYNAGLGTNPNSVLLVSEDAHSSFVKCIRVMGLDTKNLVTIKTDNQGRMDINDLIKSLDECSIENKKIFAIVATLGTTVRGAIDPIKEISEICKQRNIWLHIDGSIGGIFAITSIPIEGLNNINQANSITINPQKIIGITKTSSLLLVSNISTLENTFNTGLPYISSKENIINRGEIGIQGSRPAEAIKLWLGLRILGLNGIEHILKSSIKRKEFFIKNISKNKFDIYSGPLHIVSFLPKKLEPKDSDAWTHNKVNELIKNNFMLSRPKFKGKYFLRVVMGNYNTKESHIRELLKLLDA, encoded by the coding sequence ATGGCTGAAGATTTAATTAATAATAAAGATATATATTTCCCCTCAGATTTAGGGACTAATGACAAATTGATTTCTCTTCTGAATAGAGCAAGTCAAACTCTTTGTGACTGGTTCTCTAAAGCTAATAAAAATGGTCCTTTACCTTTTGATGAGAGTTTCAGGTGTATTATGCCTTCGGATGATGGTGATTCTGAAGAAGATTTGTTTTTTGAGATTGAATCTCTTTTGAATAATTCGTTTAATCCTGTTCATCCTGGCTCATTAGCTCACCTTGACCCCCCACCTTTAATTTTCTCTATTTTGGGAGATTTAATTGCTGCTGGTTTAAATAATAATCTTCTGGCTTACGAGTTATCACCAAGTGTAACTTTGCTTGAGGAATCATTATGTAAATGGTTTGCCAAGAAAATAGGTTTTAATGATTTCTCAGGAGGTATAGCTGCTAGCGGAGGTACATTAAGTAATCTGAATGCACTTATTGCAGCAAGATATAATGCTGGATTAGGTACAAATCCTAATTCTGTATTACTTGTTAGTGAAGATGCTCATTCTTCCTTCGTTAAATGTATAAGAGTAATGGGTCTTGATACTAAGAATCTTGTCACGATTAAAACTGATAATCAAGGTCGAATGGATATAAACGATCTCATAAAGTCTTTAGATGAATGTTCAATAGAAAATAAAAAAATATTTGCTATTGTTGCCACCCTTGGCACAACAGTAAGAGGTGCAATTGATCCTATTAAAGAAATAAGTGAAATCTGTAAACAAAGAAACATATGGTTACATATTGATGGTTCAATTGGAGGGATTTTTGCTATAACTTCTATTCCAATAGAAGGTCTAAATAATATTAATCAGGCTAATTCGATAACGATAAATCCACAAAAAATTATTGGCATTACAAAGACTTCATCTTTGTTATTGGTTTCAAACATTAGTACTTTAGAAAATACTTTTAATACTGGATTACCATACATATCATCTAAAGAAAATATTATAAATAGAGGAGAAATAGGCATACAAGGTTCTAGACCTGCAGAGGCTATAAAACTATGGCTTGGATTACGTATTTTAGGTCTAAATGGAATAGAACATATATTAAAATCATCAATTAAAAGAAAAGAATTTTTTATAAAAAATATTAGTAAAAATAAATTTGATATATATTCAGGTCCTCTTCATATTGTCTCATTCTTACCAAAGAAACTTGAGCCAAAAGACTCTGATGCATGGACTCACAATAAAGTTAATGAATTAATTAAAAATAATTTTATGCTTTCCAGACCAAAATTTAAAGGTAAATATTTTTTACGGGTTGTCATGGGCAATTACAATACAAAAGAATCTCATATTAGGGAACTTTTGAAACTTTTAGATGCTTAA
- a CDS encoding GTP-binding protein produces MNFLKLKYIKYMVLILFLYILFSIFVRIVNIYNLLFLIIIIFIFYNIDKKLFKKIVYKVIYKNKKNTHLFKNTYGAAKISLEGVEKINKKINDKVKVELLNYQKNKLESQLKTGDYKVTLFGAGSSGKTSIARSLLKNIVGQTSPKIGTTKQINSYKIRIPILKRNIKIIDTPGLFEPSKLGEEREKATIIQASNSDLVLFVLDQDINKYENYLIKELLNLRKKIIIVINKCDLRSRDENNLIKENIISITSARKNKISVVHTIAVPQQSPYIKSDTLNLVPEVGSLFREIIETLDNNGEELLADNILFRSNKLGIKSKNFVQEQRYLMSNKVINKYMWITGGVILVNPLPTVDFLTTTSVNLQMILELSKIYEIKLTKKDAKDLATSLLSALTKLGILKGGLAILSPALATSLTKIILSKSIQSVTAGWLIRIVGLSLIEYFKNGQDWGDGGIQEVVDKIYKISKREDILKNFVKEAISKIEMQKNYKSNKSLPPFTM; encoded by the coding sequence ATGAATTTCTTAAAATTAAAGTATATAAAATATATGGTATTAATATTATTTCTATATATTTTATTTTCGATATTTGTAAGAATAGTAAATATATATAACCTTTTATTTTTAATAATAATTATTTTTATATTTTATAATATTGATAAAAAATTATTTAAAAAAATAGTTTATAAAGTTATATATAAAAATAAAAAAAATACACATTTATTCAAAAATACATATGGTGCTGCCAAGATAAGTTTGGAAGGGGTCGAGAAAATTAATAAAAAAATTAACGATAAGGTAAAAGTTGAATTGTTAAACTACCAAAAAAATAAACTAGAGTCGCAATTAAAAACCGGAGATTATAAAGTTACTCTTTTTGGAGCTGGTTCTTCAGGAAAAACATCCATAGCAAGATCTTTATTGAAAAATATTGTCGGACAAACTTCACCTAAGATAGGTACAACGAAGCAAATTAATAGTTATAAAATTCGTATTCCAATCTTAAAAAGAAACATTAAAATAATTGACACTCCTGGATTATTCGAACCATCTAAATTAGGAGAAGAAAGAGAAAAAGCAACAATTATACAAGCATCAAATTCTGACTTAGTTCTTTTTGTTTTAGATCAGGACATAAATAAATACGAAAACTATTTAATTAAAGAATTATTAAATTTGAGAAAAAAAATAATAATAGTTATAAATAAATGTGATTTGAGATCTAGAGATGAAAATAACCTCATCAAAGAAAATATAATTTCTATAACTTCCGCTAGAAAAAATAAAATATCAGTTGTTCACACAATTGCAGTGCCTCAACAATCTCCGTATATAAAATCTGATACTTTAAATTTAGTTCCAGAGGTAGGAAGTTTATTTAGAGAAATAATTGAAACACTCGATAATAATGGTGAAGAGTTATTGGCTGATAATATTCTTTTTCGCTCAAATAAGTTAGGTATTAAAAGTAAAAATTTCGTGCAAGAACAAAGATATTTAATGTCAAATAAAGTTATTAATAAATATATGTGGATAACAGGAGGAGTGATACTAGTTAATCCACTACCAACTGTTGATTTCCTTACTACTACCTCAGTAAACCTTCAAATGATATTGGAATTATCCAAAATATATGAAATAAAGCTTACAAAAAAAGATGCAAAAGATTTAGCGACTTCATTGCTAAGCGCATTGACGAAACTAGGAATACTAAAAGGGGGACTCGCCATACTTTCTCCTGCTTTAGCTACAAGCTTGACTAAAATAATATTATCTAAATCTATACAATCAGTTACAGCAGGATGGTTAATAAGAATAGTAGGACTAAGTTTGATTGAATATTTTAAAAATGGGCAAGATTGGGGAGATGGAGGAATTCAAGAAGTAGTAGATAAGATCTATAAAATAAGTAAAAGAGAGGATATTTTGAAGAACTTTGTAAAAGAAGCTATTTCTAAAATTGAAATGCAAAAAAATTATAAATCAAATAAAAGTTTGCCTCCATTTACTATGTAA
- the lspA gene encoding signal peptidase II: MINKLQTKLYFLSLSIFIVLIDQFTKYLMLYNKELFINKDFLLFKLDFVKNYGAAFNIFSGSRIFLSIISIFFSILLIYLIFRKNTLNSFDLYSYSFILGGTIGNGIDRIDRGFVVDFINLNIINFPVFNIADISINIGFIFLLYNIFKNNR; the protein is encoded by the coding sequence ATGATTAATAAATTACAAACAAAATTATATTTTTTATCTTTAAGTATTTTTATTGTTCTAATAGATCAATTTACGAAATATTTAATGTTGTATAATAAAGAATTATTTATTAATAAAGATTTTCTTTTATTCAAATTAGACTTTGTAAAAAATTATGGGGCAGCATTTAACATATTTAGTGGAAGTAGAATATTTTTATCAATAATAAGTATTTTTTTTTCAATATTACTTATTTATTTAATATTTAGGAAAAATACTTTAAACTCATTCGATCTATATTCTTATAGCTTTATTCTTGGAGGAACTATTGGTAATGGCATAGATAGAATAGATAGAGGTTTTGTGGTTGATTTTATAAATTTAAATATTATAAATTTTCCAGTATTTAATATTGCTGATATATCGATTAATATTGGTTTTATTTTTTTACTGTATAACATTTTTAAAAATAATCGATAA
- a CDS encoding biotin transporter BioY, with translation MSLQSLVITSMLPVYIPLPFIYKSSNNIELPITWQIPTIILLTLIFHKRIVFRAFSIYIILGLFIFPVFHQGGSIGYLLTPNFGYLLGLYPLIKIIDNLNTRDKINFGNFLKNGFIAICAMHLTGIFYNFIQIIFYSKFNLFLYNLGKYSLGKIGYHFLMLFPLLLLIKPIERLKCSK, from the coding sequence GTGAGTCTTCAATCGCTAGTAATAACATCAATGTTACCTGTTTATATTCCACTACCTTTTATCTATAAATCTAGTAATAACATTGAATTGCCTATCACATGGCAAATACCAACCATAATTTTATTAACACTTATATTTCATAAAAGAATTGTTTTCAGAGCATTTTCTATATATATAATTTTGGGGTTATTTATATTTCCTGTCTTTCATCAAGGAGGCTCAATAGGCTATTTGCTCACTCCAAATTTTGGTTATTTATTAGGCTTATATCCCTTAATCAAAATAATTGATAATTTAAATACTAGAGATAAAATAAACTTTGGAAACTTTTTAAAAAATGGATTTATAGCAATTTGTGCTATGCACTTAACTGGAATATTTTACAACTTCATACAAATTATTTTCTACAGTAAATTTAATTTATTTTTATATAATTTAGGGAAATACTCATTAGGTAAGATTGGATATCATTTTTTAATGCTTTTTCCACTTTTATTACTTATTAAACCTATTGAACGTTTAAAATGTAGCAAATAA